A stretch of DNA from Triticum dicoccoides isolate Atlit2015 ecotype Zavitan chromosome 2A, WEW_v2.0, whole genome shotgun sequence:
AACCATTGTTCCCAAAACCGGAATCCTTGTTCGACACTACAATCAAATGAACTAAATCAGCAGCATATGTGAAAGAAAGCATCACAATTGCTAATAAGCTCACAGAATCTTATTGCTAAGTTTATAACCTTATTGAGTTAACAATTGTTTGAATAAGCTACTGTAATGCTTGGCTAGCAAACTTTCTAGGTGAACAATTTGTAGGTTGAGGATAATAAAATGAAGCATGCACTTGTGACTTTATATGTTGTTTATGTTTGACAGACAACAATCCACCTAAGAAACATTGTTCCCAAACCACAATCCTTGTTAGACACTGTACAATCAAATGAACTAAATCAGCAGCATCTGTGAAATAAAGCATCACAGCAAACACATCTATCTATCTATGTCCAAAAGGTTTCTTTCTAATCCTAGATCTAAAACGTGTGCACAAGGTAGGTAACAAACAACGCTACTCACCGATTGAACAATTGGACAGTAGGGGTGGGGATCAGAAGATGATGTCTTCGTCCTTGTCGCCGCCGCCAACAAGTATGTTGGTCGTGGCCCCCATGGAGGTTCCCCTCTTGAGGGCGAGATCCTCGGCGAGCTGCTCCTCGGCGAAGAGCTTGGCGGCGGCCATCTGGCGCTCGACCTCCCTCCTCTTGTAGCCCTGGATCTTCTTGAGCCGGAAGAAGTCCTCGCGCTCGAGCTCGTCGAGCTCGCCCTTGATGTAGGTGATGGTGTTCTCGAGCCTGGGCTTGACGACGTTTTCGAGGGCGTTGACGCGGCGGTTGGTGGTCTTGATGGCCTCGTCGAGGGTGAGGAAGGAGGTCTGGAGCGAGGCGAGCTCGACGAGCACCTCGATGGCCTTGACGTGGGCGGCGCGGCAGGCGGAGACCTGCTGCCCCCCGCGGGCGAGGCCGGTGAGGCTGGGGGAGGCGCCGGAGGGCCCGCCGGAGGAGGCGCCGGCGGGGTCGACGAAGTGGGTGAACTTGGGCAGCTTGACCCCGGCGACGTTCTCCTGGTGGGAGCGGACGCGGAGCGAGGCGGAGCGGACCGACTGGAGCACGACGTGGCGCACGCCGTCGCCGGCCACGTACTTGGCCTCGGCGAGCGAGAAGGAGGAGGCTCGCATGGCCTCGCCCATGGACTCCTTGGTGGCCACGATCTTCTTGAGGATGGCGCGGAACTGCACCGTGAGCGCGTCCGACTTCTTCTTGAGCAGCGCGTGGCCCCGCGTCGCGCCGAtcagccgcgccttcaccacccccAGCATCGTCACCGTCGGCACCACGTTCAGGCGCTGGCTCTGCCCCGACATCTCGGCGGGGCGGGTGGGGCGGGGCGGCGGTCGGAGATCTGAGCGGGGGgagacggggaggaggaagaagaaggggatcgCGGAGGAGGGGCGGAGATTAGAGTTATTGCGTCGTGGGTCGGATTGGATCGGAAATTTGTTTTTTCTTTCGGTCTAATTTGTGAGttgatgaaaagaaaaagaaaatcttAAATCGTTCTGGTAAATAAATAGTAGTAGttggaccgagacacgtctccggttcgtGTAGCCGCGTGCCGGGTGTGTTTTTTCTTTTGAGACAAAGCCGCGTGCCGGGTGTTTTTTTTTAGACAATCTCGTGAAGCTTTATTTAGATCAAAACGATAT
This window harbors:
- the LOC119356879 gene encoding V-type proton ATPase subunit D-like; this translates as MSGQSQRLNVVPTVTMLGVVKARLIGATRGHALLKKKSDALTVQFRAILKKIVATKESMGEAMRASSFSLAEAKYVAGDGVRHVVLQSVRSASLRVRSHQENVAGVKLPKFTHFVDPAGASSGGPSGASPSLTGLARGGQQVSACRAAHVKAIEVLVELASLQTSFLTLDEAIKTTNRRVNALENVVKPRLENTITYIKGELDELEREDFFRLKKIQGYKRREVERQMAAAKLFAEEQLAEDLALKRGTSMGATTNILVGGGDKDEDIIF